In Haloarcula salinisoli, one genomic interval encodes:
- a CDS encoding GTP cyclohydrolase III encodes MTNTQVTHIQIDNYGPWTVTPEPRREVDLQTLQSRLYADLAQLFGNRDGYIFFSRFDNMIAVTNGLDEADHALIQESVGNRYPVTMSLSVATGTTPVSALGTATEQLQEAGSAQDDGRREVLRGQTIDDEFRTDADVQLAHFDVDDATEKYTDQLNEFDTFIQIEQGYAALMKYMREAHDSLSFFVGGDNVIAVCPDLDEADYRDACDHVRDAVDVELKVGVGRGRAPADAGMDAKHALEECRADGATVRFE; translated from the coding sequence GTGACGAACACGCAGGTAACGCACATCCAGATCGATAACTACGGCCCGTGGACAGTGACGCCCGAGCCGCGCCGCGAAGTCGACCTCCAGACGTTGCAGTCCCGACTGTACGCTGACCTCGCACAGCTGTTCGGGAACCGCGACGGCTACATCTTCTTCTCGCGGTTCGACAACATGATCGCTGTCACCAACGGGCTCGACGAGGCAGACCACGCCCTCATCCAGGAGTCCGTCGGCAACCGATACCCGGTGACGATGAGTCTCTCGGTCGCCACGGGAACGACCCCCGTCTCGGCGCTGGGGACTGCCACAGAGCAACTCCAGGAAGCCGGCAGCGCACAGGACGACGGTCGTCGGGAGGTGTTGCGTGGCCAGACCATCGACGACGAGTTCCGGACCGACGCCGACGTCCAGCTGGCCCATTTCGACGTCGACGACGCGACCGAGAAATACACCGACCAGCTCAACGAGTTCGACACGTTCATTCAGATCGAACAGGGGTACGCCGCGCTGATGAAGTATATGCGCGAGGCCCACGACTCACTCTCCTTCTTCGTCGGCGGGGACAACGTCATCGCGGTGTGTCCCGACCTCGACGAGGCGGACTACCGTGATGCCTGTGATCACGTCCGCGACGCCGTCGACGTCGAGCTGAAGGTCGGTGTCGGCCGCGGACGCGCGCCCGCCGACGCCGGCATGGACGCGAAACACGCCTTAGAGGAGTGCCGGGCAGATGGGGCGACAGTTCGGTTCGAATAG